GCCCAGAGCGTTGTCTGGCCCAGAGTGGATGCCTGACACTATTGgctgcctcttctcttcttcattcGTTTTATTTAAATGTTCGCCTGTCTGCTGACTAGATGCAAATAGCCATTCTACTTTGTCTTCTGGTGTCACCTGTCTAGAGAAAGGGCACTGATTTCTACCCCACCCCGTGCGCACCTCAGAAGCCCGCACCTCTccgcccctgccctctcctcccaacCGCACCCAGCGCGAGCGCCAGCGCCCGACCTGCGACTGGGCCCTGAGCTCCTTCAGGAGGTCCTGCGCGTCGGACTCCTCGCTCAGTCGGCAGGGCACCAGCGGCAGCTGGGCCGCAAAGCTGGAGTTGCGGCCAGCGCACAGGAAACGTGCCACAGGGGTGCTCCCGCTGGCGCCGCACTCGTAGAAGGCGCCCCCGAGCAGCGCCACGGCCACCCAGGTGTGGACGCGACCAAGGCGGCCCCGGGGAGCTGAGTCCTCCCAGGGGCCCCGCGCCGCTCCGCGGCGCAGCCGGCGCAGGCGCCCTGGGTACAGCAGCAGCGGGTCACCAAGGGCCAGGCGCGCGCGCTCAGCACGTAGGTCAGGAGGAAGAGCTCCGGCGCCGGCCCCAGCAGGAAGGACAGGCCGTAGGGCAGGTTCCAGGTGGCGCTGCAGGGACACTGGAACACCACGGTGGAGAGGAGGCGCTCCCCGCCTGCTGTCAGCAGGGTGGCCAGGCCATAGCCCGGGACAATGGAGTACTTGGGCACAGTTTTAGCACCTCCGGAAGCTTGTCCATGGTCCTTCTACCCCAGATGTCAAGGACCCGTCCGGATGCTTCTGCCTCTTCGCTGCCCTGCTCCTCTAATGGTTTGGGAGAACTCGGGGCTGGGGCTTTGCACTCTGCTAATAAGTAGCTTCCGAAAAGGGATGGGCTTTATGGCCTTCGTGAGCTTTGCTTTCTTATTTCAACCAACCGGCTCTGGCTGACAAACAGACCCAAACACACACCATTGACCTCCCCAGTACCCACCCCTTTCCAGAGGCCTCCGCACTGGTGGCCTTTCTCCCCCAGTTCAGGAACTGTGACAGAGGATACACCACTCTGTTCCATTATTACCTTTGTTTCCACCGAACTCATAAGGAAAATTGGTTTCCTTACCCTTCCTGACCCAATGCAGCCACTCAATGGAAAGAATACTTCTGACCTGGGCAAACTGGGAAAAAGCCAGATTTTCCTCTGTTGCAGCCATCCTAATTGCTAAGCCAACTCCTAGTAAGACCAAACAGTCACACACAAAAAGGATCCAGTTCTAGGGCCTCCAAGATGTTCTGTCCCCTTCCTGTCCCCCTCTGGACAGAACCACCAGCCTAATTCACACTGACTGTTCTCTCCCCTGCCTAATCTCCCACAGGATGCTAGACTGAATATATTGTATTGACTTCtacctcttttcctcctccaagtGTGTCATGACACTGTCCGTACCTGGAGGATGTCAAATTCTTACCCAGTGACCACCAAGTGAATGGGGAGAGGGGAGTATATATGGTTGTTCAAAAAAATACTAGTTAAACCAAAATGTTCACACGGAAGCTACGTCTAACTACCATATTGTTTCCTCCaccttcagttttctcaaagCAGCATCGCTCTGTCACAAACTGTAACTGGAACAATATGGCTGTCTTCAGCTACTATTAATAGCAAGGATGTGTCTGAATC
The genomic region above belongs to Equus quagga isolate Etosha38 unplaced genomic scaffold, UCLA_HA_Equagga_1.0 202530_RagTag, whole genome shotgun sequence and contains:
- the LOC124233414 gene encoding LOW QUALITY PROTEIN: calcium homeostasis modulator protein 6-like (The sequence of the model RefSeq protein was modified relative to this genomic sequence to represent the inferred CDS: inserted 1 base in 1 codon; substituted 1 base at 1 genomic stop codon), producing the protein KDHGQASGGAKTVPKYSIVPGYGLATLLTAGGERLLSTVVFQCPCSATWNLPYGLSFLLGPAPELFLLTYVLSARAWPLVTRCCCTQGACAGCAAERRGAPGRTQLPGAALVASXTWVAVALLGGAFYECGASGSTPVARFLCAGRNSSFAAQLPLVPCRLSEESDAQDLLKELRAQSQVLGWILIGAVIIVLLIFVHVQECRAAGSFLQLKFWKIYLEEAXKTFKKQAEKLAAELAEENVKCLFGLSPPEKYNIPSIKNRQQISSLYTLKPNEEEDILLQTCVKTNEKKHSSNSSE